gaacacatttatttattGTTTACATGTTACTGTGAACTGGCCTCTTGGATCTTTTCCTGGATACACTGTATCTCTTCCTTGATGGTCTCCTGAGTAGTAGAAACAGCAGAGCTAATCTCGGTCTGAGCGCATGAGTCGAACTGGCTACGAGCAGGGGCGAAGTCTTGAGCGAATGTTGTGCCATCAGACATAACTTTACTGCCCACAGTGGCTGCCTTCTTGGCTACCTCACTGATGACTTTAATTTGGCAGGAAGGGTTGATGAACCCACATGCTGAGAAGTTCTTAGCGGCCTCAGTGGCGAATGCTTGAACCTGCTGCATGTCACCGTCCAACAGATCGAGGTCAGGTTGCATGGTTTGGCGGAGTGTGGAAAAGCACTCCCTGAGTCCGGAGGTACTGGCGTTCTTCACTTTGTCGAATGCCTCCTGGGCCGCGTTCTGACACTCAGTGATGTTAGCATCAAGCTGCTGGGCCTGCTCGGCGTATTTCTCAATGGTCTTGGCGGCTTGGTCTTCCAGGTCCTGGATTTTCCCCTGGATACCATCCATCACGTTGCTGGCAGCTCTCTCCATTTCGGCTAAGTTCTCCTTGATTTGCTTCATTGTCTGATTCATAGACGAGCCCATCTGTCCAATAATGTCGTCGATGATGTTGGCTTCTGAGGCCTGAAACAATCATTTAAAGATAATTTTAGCTGTCAGTGTTATTAACCTACATGGACTAGCGACAAGCTACAGTATTAGATTCTTGACCTCCGTCTAAAAAAAAAATTTATGTTCGCTTCGACTTGTCTGTACATTCTGCCTACAGTAGATGCTCATGCGAAGTAAATATCACCCATCTAAGTCATTTCAGAAGTATTAGAGTATTGAGAACAAAACAACCCTGCCTAGGTTTTACAGACTGACTTGTACTGTAAAATGGAATATCTCTACTAATCAACTTCACAATTCAGGCAGGTATGAATAAATTACACTTCGTGGCATTAGAGATGGTCGGGCGAACATTTTTAAGATCCTGAGTATAAATACGACTGAAAATTATATGTAGTAATAACGCGAACTCCTAAAACTACCTAAAGATAATCTGcagctcgagttgtatttattgTGATTTTGGAGTGACTTCAAAATTGAGTAAGATAGTTATAAGTGAAtagccaacggccgcagccgtgttgaaacaccggatccgtgatatctccgaagttaagcaacattgggcgtggtcaggagttggatgggttgccacgcgctgttggtgggggtaagggaatggaggagcggaaaggaactggccaccctaacgcacgcaaactccggctcaggaacacctctgcggaggttcggacctgccttcgggcagaataacccttaccttataagTGAATACGTATAAAATGGATCAAAGACATACCTATGTGACTTCGTTATATCATAGTCTAGCTGTAACCTGGTGAAACGTATTACTGAAAGCAGCTGATGTTTTGGTGAAGCCAGCTATAAATATGTAATTGTGCTGTTTTGGTGAATTTACATGAAAATGCGTGCACGTAGGTGCAATAAAATGAAATAGATCAAAGGTTACGATAACATTGTCGTGATAGGCAGCTGCGATTGGATGacattcctgatattcttatactggATTGGTCATCGATTCATGAGTAAAATAGTCATAGAGATTTCTTGAACAGGTCATACACCGAGGTCTATCTACTACTTCAACCGCACACATGACTTGCAAAGTCGCTATcattggggtggggggggggggttgcttgGCCCCGCGTCAGAAACATAAATAATTAATACCAGAGCGCTGTGCTGATCGTCTACTTCGGCTTCGTACACAACGAAGCGCCGCACTTTACTCAGCCTTTGGCTCTTTGCAGTATGGTGGTTAGCAATCGTAAACACTTAAAATTCTCCTTTCATGCGTGGTAGTTTGCTTCACTGACCACCGGCATCAAGCTTTTCAGCATCTGCTGGTATTCCTCGGTATAATTTCGTGTTTTCGCATAGTCACGCTTCTTTCGACACGCCCCCTGTGCGTCTGGTGTCAGCGCTGGCGTCATGACGCGAAGCCTCTACTATACTGCGCACATTGAGTGACACAGAATTACAATGACCCTTTATAATTTTCCTTGAAGTCTAAAATGCTCACGTATGACTTACCGATCTTTGACGCAGTAATTAATGCAGAAATCCCGAAATTATAAAACAACCAGAGAGTTGATGAACTAGTGCCCATGTGTTCAGACGTGTCAGGCAGCGGCATAAATATTTCTTTGTGAGCAAGGCAGTTGTGTTGAGATGAATGATAGAAACAGTGTGATTGTGACTGGAAACGAAGTGACAAATCCGGGAAGTTATTGAATTTAAAATCTTAAGATGCGTGATTCGTATTTAGACACAGTGCGTGTTCAAGGCACTCGGAGTGAGGCATAATGCATAGTGGGAAGGAGATTGTACTTTCTTGATTGGGATTTGTGCTTTAGAAATATCGAAAGTTCACGGATTATAAACGTTAATCCAACGCACACCGTGTTTTGATCATGAATGCAGAGATTTAAATTGTTCAGCTTATAAGGAAAAGGGAAGATATTATAACAGTGAAATATACTTGAAGTTGTAGTAGTGAAGATAAGTTTATAAAAGCATGATCAGTGGTAGGAGGTGTGTGTTCTATATACTCCTGAATTTTTCCAGAAGAAGTGCTTTTTTAAAGGAGTATTCATCTTTAGTAGCAGTTACTCTGGGAACGATGATCAACAGAATGGAGCGTGAACCGAGGACTGAACCCAGGAATGACATCCAAGTCTGCAGCACGGGCGTTGCAGCACGGGCGTAATGGACGTGTAAACTGTCCATGAACTTTCTATCGGCTCGGATAATGGACAACTCTATCACCCACATAAGTAGACCACAAATATAACTTTTGTTGAAGTAGCTGGATGCACAAACAGTGGGTTAGTTTGTAAATAAGCATAGTATGGACGTAATATTGGGCTATATCCAAGCCCAGAATTTTTGTTAGGGAGACCGCTGGAGTGAACTACGATTAGGGATATCTGCATGTCATTATAATTTTCTTGGGTTAAATTAATCAATGGTTATCTATGTTTTATAATTAAGGCAGGGAAGAGCTAGATATAGTAATGAAGAGTGCTTGTGAGATTGGGAAAGGTAGAATCTCAACTCACCAGGGAGTGCGACGAAATTTATGAGGGCAGAGGCGAGTGTTTGCCTAGGCCTGTGTTAATGGCATTTTTTTCTTTGCTAACCATTCACCTACTGAAAGAATATGTTTCGCGTCCCAAGATCAGAAAACAAGCTATTTAATTTACTCTGTGTCAGTTGTCACCGATATGTTAAGTAAAGTATTAGATCTAGGTAATACGGATAGGAATGATAACGATCCTTAGATAACGTCTTTCAGACAGTTTTCAGGTGCCTTCCATGACAGCCAGGAGAAtgccggttcgattcccaggcaaACCAAAGACATCGCCACACACAATGGCTCCCGCCAGTACAGTCACGTGTTTCTTTGTATATATTCTTACCCAGGAAATCATATCTATATAGCTGTTTGTATGTGTTTTGTGTCTTTGTTTCGACATAGGTTCCGTCCTATGGTCGTTTTCTGTCTTTTGGTTGTGCAGAATAGTCAGCCACTTCCGGTGCGTCTCATAGAATTGGTGTTTTATGTGTTATGTTACTGCATTgtttgaaagtgaagtaattatgCGCTAGTTTCTTTGTGCGCGCATTCGCTAATGACTGCAAAATAGTTGAAGTTATTAATGTGGTCTTTGATGGTTGAAGACTTATGCGGGGGGAAATTAAAAGAGGAAGTGAACGTATTATCttgtgaaaatatatatttaaaagtctGAAGCGGAATTTCACCGCAAACTTTGAATTCGTTATGATTTATTTCTGTACACGGTTTTGCCCAGTGTGTTTTTGAATAGTGTTTGTTTAATTCATGATAATTTTGCCGCAACGAGGTCAATTAAAGCTCATAATAGAAAACTGACACCTATTGATTTGCCGTAAATGTAGCATTCCTATATATTCCTCCGCATTGTAGACCTTTAAGGTAGATACAATTCTTTTTTAGCCGAGG
The Anabrus simplex isolate iqAnaSimp1 chromosome 3, ASM4041472v1, whole genome shotgun sequence genome window above contains:
- the LOC136867297 gene encoding ATP synthase subunit b 1 encodes the protein MVSKNFAVLFVALFAFQASEANIIDDIIGQMGSSMNQTMKQIKENLAEMERAASNVMDGIQGKIQDLEDQAAKTIEKYAEQAQQLDANITECQNAAQEAFDKVKNASTSGLRECFSTLRQTMQPDLDLLDGDMQQVQAFATEAAKNFSACGFINPSCQIKVISEVAKKAATVGSKVMSDGTTFAQDFAPARSQFDSCAQTEISSAVSTTQETIKEEIQCIQEKIQEASSQ